One Mycoplasmoides pneumoniae FH genomic region harbors:
- a CDS encoding ATP-dependent helicase, with the protein MAFNISTQLNKEQRAAVTCGKGVNIVYSGAGTGKTTIISQRFAYLFNQKRINPSNILALTYTRKAASEMKQRILELLPEKYHKDVNIYTFHSFCSRFLREEGQKNFVIDDDLSNFLKDFLKESELKSQKVLQIIDGFKNAYFDFDTNSLKDDERLVELCEFHLDPQERNFQLFKETAIAAFVEYEKGKQQNNKIDFADLLIKTCTLLSKDHKLLRKWSKKFQYILGDEFQDTNQIQYELIKMLASHHQNLFLVGDNNQMIYRWRGAVSDIIDSLKSDFKVRPENEFYITQNYRCDQNILTVANSILGTIYAKENQPDSTKGFLFSAIKSNRLPVYFQASSVEGQHSWIINKIKNLHKNHGIQYKDMAILFRTNRNMDSMTEALEADGSIPLKQNKGFFKQLETFKKVLVALITRSNYDIKLALKSLRVWPNVLNKSLTVNEQVNLDKILQNLEQAIFLDEHTRGELTEAAKVFTRLIKFVEEQQFEALLAFTFEALNTDQFVCNFIFRTLQKLQTENKNFTITDFINELRFQQDELKQSKDNVINLITVHSAKGLEFEAVFIYGINQDNFPLKSKNQIIDLQRELDELRLFYVALTRAKKYLFLLSVYQMSGEIIYPSKFIRFINKEDRLEIATINHKVHQDDEFFDSSKTEDYQKKYLTENTDFVNGDSVSHRTYGKGVVVEVREDAVCVAFKNSKYGQRWIVKNHRDLVKAVY; encoded by the coding sequence ATGGCATTTAACATTAGCACTCAACTCAATAAGGAACAACGAGCCGCTGTTACCTGTGGTAAGGGTGTCAACATTGTCTATTCTGGTGCTGGTACTGGTAAGACCACCATTATTTCCCAACGCTTTGCTTATTTATTTAACCAAAAGCGAATTAATCCTAGCAACATTTTGGCGTTAACCTATACAAGGAAAGCGGCGAGTGAGATGAAGCAGCGGATTTTGGAGCTGTTACCGGAAAAGTATCATAAGGATGTCAACATTTACACCTTCCACAGCTTTTGTAGCCGTTTTTTACGTGAAGAAGGGCAAAAAAACTTTGTGATTGATGATGACTTAAGTAACTTTCTAAAAGACTTTCTCAAAGAGAGTGAACTAAAAAGTCAAAAGGTATTACAAATTATTGACGGTTTTAAAAACGCTTACTTTGATTTTGATACCAACAGCTTAAAGGATGATGAAAGATTGGTCGAGTTGTGTGAGTTTCATTTAGACCCCCAAGAGCGTAACTTTCAACTTTTCAAAGAAACCGCTATTGCTGCTTTTGTTGAATATGAAAAAGGTAAACAACAGAACAATAAAATTGACTTTGCTGATTTATTAATTAAAACTTGCACTTTACTGAGCAAAGATCACAAATTATTGCGCAAGTGATCGAAAAAATTTCAGTACATTTTAGGTGATGAGTTTCAAGATACCAACCAAATTCAGTATGAACTAATTAAGATGTTGGCCAGCCATCACCAAAACCTTTTTTTAGTGGGTGACAATAACCAGATGATTTACCGCTGAAGGGGCGCGGTTAGTGACATTATTGATTCTTTAAAAAGTGATTTTAAGGTAAGACCCGAAAACGAGTTTTACATTACCCAAAACTACCGTTGTGATCAGAACATCTTAACGGTGGCAAACTCGATTCTAGGCACCATTTATGCCAAAGAAAACCAACCTGATTCAACTAAAGGCTTTCTTTTTTCTGCCATTAAATCAAACCGGCTTCCAGTTTATTTCCAAGCCTCTTCAGTTGAAGGCCAACATTCTTGAATTATCAATAAGATTAAGAATTTACATAAAAACCATGGCATTCAATACAAAGACATGGCTATTTTGTTTCGCACCAACAGAAACATGGATTCGATGACTGAAGCGCTTGAAGCTGATGGCAGTATTCCCCTTAAGCAAAATAAGGGTTTTTTTAAACAGTTAGAGACTTTTAAAAAGGTATTAGTGGCACTCATAACTAGGTCAAACTATGACATTAAACTAGCTTTAAAAAGTTTGCGGGTTTGACCTAATGTTTTAAATAAAAGTCTCACTGTAAACGAGCAAGTGAATTTAGATAAAATCTTGCAAAACTTAGAGCAAGCCATTTTTTTAGATGAGCATACTCGGGGTGAGTTGACGGAAGCTGCTAAAGTTTTTACGCGTTTAATTAAGTTTGTTGAAGAACAACAGTTTGAAGCTTTATTAGCCTTTACTTTTGAGGCATTAAATACTGATCAGTTTGTCTGCAACTTTATTTTTAGAACATTGCAAAAACTGCAAACTGAAAATAAAAACTTCACCATTACCGATTTTATTAACGAGTTAAGGTTCCAACAAGATGAGTTAAAGCAGTCCAAAGATAATGTGATTAATTTAATTACAGTGCACTCTGCTAAGGGCTTGGAATTTGAAGCTGTCTTTATTTATGGGATCAATCAAGACAACTTTCCGCTCAAATCGAAGAATCAAATAATAGATCTACAAAGAGAATTGGATGAACTACGCCTTTTTTATGTGGCCTTGACAAGGGCAAAGAAATACTTGTTTTTACTTTCAGTTTATCAAATGAGTGGTGAAATTATTTACCCCTCTAAATTCATTCGTTTTATCAATAAAGAGGATAGACTAGAAATTGCCACCATTAACCATAAAGTTCACCAGGATGATGAATTCTTCGATTCTTCTAAAACAGAAGACTATCAAAAAAAGTATTTAACAGAAAATACGGATTTTGTTAATGGTGACTCTGTTAGCCACCGTACTTATGGTAAGGGCGTTGTTGTTGAAGTTAGAGAAGATGCAGTCTGTGTCGCTTTTAAAAACAGTAAGTACGGACAGAGGTGAATTGTTAAAAATCACCGTGATTTGGTGAAGGCTGTGTATTAG
- a CDS encoding type I restriction-modification system subunit M, with amino-acid sequence MEKKRTEQRNGVEKKIWEIADKLRGTIDGWDFKSYVLIGLFYRFLSENLCKYFNDSERRNNPDFSYENLTDDYEAIDALKDAAIASKGFFIKPSQLFQNVVKSIRENKNNEDLNTTLRDIFDDIEKSTELGDGRSKESFKGLFKDFNVSEVKLGSTLTIRTEKLKELLTSIDTMELDEFEKNSIDAFGDAYEFLISMYAQNAGKSGGEFFTPQDVSELLARIAIGKKDTVDDVYDMACGSGSLLLQVIKVLGKEKTSLVSYYGQEINHTTYNLCRMNMILHNIDYANFNIINADTLTTKEWEKHYVNCSNENGFEVVVSNPPYSISWAGDKKSNLVSDVRFKDAGTLAPNSKADLAFVLHALYVLGQEGTAAIVCFPGILYREGKEQTIRKYLVDQNFVDAVIQLPSNLFSTTSIATSILVLKKNRDKKDPIFFIDGSNEFVREKKNNRLSPKNIEKIVDCFNSKKEEANFAKAVERDKIRESNYDLTVGKYVNSEAEKEELDIKVLNHSIDEIVDKQKDLRTKIKDIIQDIKVDFDNIDINN; translated from the coding sequence ATGGAAAAGAAACGTACTGAACAACGTAATGGCGTTGAAAAGAAGATTTGAGAAATAGCTGATAAATTAAGGGGAACCATTGATGGATGGGACTTTAAAAGCTATGTTTTAATTGGTCTTTTTTACCGTTTTCTTTCCGAAAACCTATGCAAATATTTTAACGATTCTGAAAGAAGGAATAATCCTGATTTTAGTTACGAAAATTTAACAGATGATTATGAAGCAATTGATGCATTAAAAGATGCTGCCATTGCAAGTAAAGGCTTTTTTATTAAGCCATCTCAGCTTTTTCAAAATGTTGTTAAAAGTATTCGTGAAAATAAAAATAACGAAGATCTAAATACAACTTTGCGCGATATCTTCGATGATATTGAAAAGTCTACTGAACTAGGTGATGGAAGAAGTAAAGAATCCTTTAAAGGTCTTTTCAAAGACTTTAATGTTTCTGAGGTTAAGTTAGGTTCTACTTTAACGATCCGAACAGAGAAATTAAAAGAACTTTTAACAAGCATTGACACAATGGAGCTCGATGAATTTGAGAAAAATTCTATCGATGCATTTGGTGATGCATATGAGTTTTTAATTTCCATGTATGCACAAAATGCTGGAAAAAGTGGGGGTGAGTTTTTTACACCCCAAGATGTATCTGAACTTCTCGCTAGAATTGCGATTGGCAAAAAGGACACCGTTGATGATGTTTATGACATGGCTTGTGGCAGTGGTTCTTTACTTTTACAAGTAATTAAAGTTTTAGGTAAAGAAAAAACTTCACTGGTTAGCTATTACGGTCAGGAAATAAACCACACAACTTACAACCTTTGTCGGATGAATATGATTCTCCACAATATTGATTACGCTAATTTCAATATTATTAACGCTGATACTTTAACAACGAAGGAGTGGGAGAAGCATTACGTAAATTGCTCAAATGAAAATGGGTTTGAAGTTGTGGTTTCCAATCCACCATATTCCATTAGTTGAGCTGGTGATAAAAAATCCAATTTAGTAAGTGACGTTCGTTTTAAAGATGCAGGGACATTGGCACCTAATTCAAAAGCTGATTTAGCTTTTGTTTTACATGCTCTATATGTATTAGGTCAAGAAGGTACAGCAGCAATTGTTTGTTTCCCTGGAATCTTGTACCGTGAAGGTAAAGAGCAAACCATTAGAAAATACCTAGTTGATCAAAACTTTGTTGATGCAGTGATCCAATTACCAAGTAATCTTTTTAGCACAACATCAATCGCTACTTCAATTCTTGTTCTCAAGAAAAATCGTGATAAAAAAGATCCCATTTTCTTCATTGATGGTTCTAACGAATTTGTTAGAGAAAAGAAGAATAACCGCTTAAGTCCAAAAAATATTGAAAAGATTGTTGATTGCTTTAATAGCAAAAAAGAAGAAGCTAATTTTGCAAAGGCGGTTGAAAGGGACAAAATTAGGGAATCTAACTACGACCTTACAGTAGGTAAATACGTAAACTCAGAGGCTGAAAAGGAAGAATTAGATATTAAGGTTTTGAATCACTCTATTGATGAAATAGTAGATAAACAAAAAGATCTAAGAACTAAAATTAAGGATATTATTCAGGATATCAAAGTAGATTTTGACAACATTGATATTAATAACTAG